The following DNA comes from Janthinobacterium sp. TB1-E2.
AAGCGTGGCGTTTCAATTTGCCCACGGACGACACGCGCGCCGACAACACCTTGCTGGCGACGGTATTTGACCGCACCTTGCTGCGCGCCGGTGAAACCGTGCACATGAAGCATTTCATACGCAAGCACACGGGCGATGGCATGAGCCTGGTCGACAAGAACAACGGTCCCGGCAGCGCCACCTCCGTCGTCATCACGCACCAGGGCAGCGACCAGAACTATCAATTGCCGCTGCGCTGGTCCGCCAGCGGCACGGCGGAAAGCGACTGGGTCATCCCCGCCGACGCCAAGCAGGGCGAGTACAGCGTGACGATGGCGGGCCGACCATCCGGCAGTTTCCGCGTGGAAGCGTTCCGCGTGCCGACCATGAAAGCCGTGCTGCAAGGGCCGAAAGCGCCCGCCGTGCAGGCCAGGCAGCTGGCCCTCGATGCGCAAATCACGTATCTGGCCGGCGGCGCGGCCACCAACGCGCCCGTCAAGCTGCGCACGGTGCTGCAAGACAAGAGCGTGACGTTTGCCGATTATCCCGACTATAGCTTCAGCAATGGCGACGTGAAGGAAGGTCTTGTGAAACAGGGCACCGGTTACGATGACGATGAGGGCGGGTGGCAGGACGAGGGCAATGGCGGGCATGCCGGTGCTGGCGCGGCGGCCGCGCGCGCGCAAAGCTTGACCCTGGATAAGGCGGGCGGCGCGCGCATCGTCATCGACCAGCTGCCGCAGCTGTCCACGCCGCGCGACCTGGTGGCGGAAATGGCGTTCCAGGATGCGAATGGCGAGACGGCATCGGTCGCCACGCGCGTCCCGCTGTGGCCATCAAACTATCTGATCGGCATCAAGCCCGACGCCTGGGCCTTGAGCAAGGATGCCTTCAAGTTCACGGTGGCCGTGCTCGGCACCAATGGCAAGCCCGTGGCGAATGCCCCAGTCGCCGTTGATTTCTTCCAACGCAACAGCTATTCGCACCGCCGGCGGCTGATTGGCGGCTTCTATGCATATGAAAACAGCAGCGAAGTGGTTAAGCTGGGCCCTGCATGCGCGGGCAAGACGGATGGCAAGGGCCTGTTGATGTGCGACGTGAAGGCGCCCGCCAGCGGCAATCTTGTCCTGCGCGCCAGCACGCAGGACAGTGCCGGCAACGCGGCGGTCGCCAACCGCGAAACGTGGGTGGCCGGCAGCGGCGACTGGTGGTTCAACGCCAGCGACAATGACCGCATCGATGTGCTGCCTGAAAAGAAACGCTACGAACCAGGCCAGGAAGCAAGCTTGCAGGTGCGCATGCCGTTCCGTTCGGGCACGGCGCTGATCACGGTCGAGCGCGAAGGCATTCTCGATACCTATGTGCGCCAGCTCAATGGCCGGGAACCGGTGGTGAATATCCCGGTCAAACCAAACTATGCGCCGAATGTGTATGTGTCCGTGTTTGTCGTGCGGGGCAGGGTCGATGGCGTGCAGCCGACGGCCCTGGTGGACTTGGGCAAGCCGGCCTACAAGATGGGCATCGCACCGCTGAACGTGGGGTGGCAGGCGCATGAACTGAACGTGATGGTCGTGTCCGACAAGGAGGTGTACAAGACGCGTGACAAGGCGGAGGTGTCCGTGCGCGTGCGCCGCGCCGACGGTAAACCGTTGCCGGCCGGCGCCGAAGTGGCGCTGGCGGCCGTCGATACGGGCTTGCTGGAACTGATGCCCAACGATAGCTGGAAGTTGCTCGATACCATGATGGCGCAGCGCAGCCTGCAGGTGGAAACGGCGACGGCGCAGATGCAGGTGATCGGCAAGCGCCACTTCGGCCGCAAGGCTTTCCCGGCCGGCGGTGGCGGCGGCAAGGGCGCCAGCCGCGAACTGTTCGACACTTTGCTGTTCTGGAAGGGGACTGTCAAGCTCGATGCGAAGGGCGAAGTCACGGTGCAAGTGCCACTCAACGATTCATTGACGGCGTTCCGCGTCGTCGCCATCGCCAGCGCCGGCAAGGAACTGTTTGGCACGGGCAGCACGGATATCCGCAGCTCGCAAGACTTGATCCTGATGTCGGGCTTGCCGACTCTCGTGCGCGAAGGCGACCAGTTGCGCGCAGGCTTCACCGTGCGCAACACCTCAGCCGCGTCCTTGAGCGTGGACCTGAACGCCAGCGCGGCGGGCAAGGCCTTGCCACGCCAGAGCTTGACCTTGGCGGCGGGCGAAGCGCGCGAAGTAGGCTGGGATTACCAGGTGCCGCTCGGTGCGCAGCAGATTGTGTGGGAAATCGGCGCCAAGGCAGGTAGCCATACCGATAAACTGAAAATCACGCAAAAGGTGGGCCAGGCCACGCCCGTGCGCACCTACCAGGCCACCTTGCAGCAAGTCGACAAGCCCATCAATATGTCTGTGCAAATGCCGGCCGGCGCCTTGCCGGGCCGGGGTGGTATCCAGACCAGCTTTGTCGCCAAGCTCGGCGGTGAGCTGCCAGGTGTGCGCGAGTACATGGCCGCGTATCCGTACACCTGCTTCGAGCAAAACACGTCGAAGGCCATCGCGCTGCAAGACGAGGAGGCGTGGAACAAGCTGGCCGCCAGCCTGCCCGCCTACCTGGACAGCGACGGCATGCTGAAATACTTCCCCATCATGGAACAAGGCAGCGACAGCTTGACGGCCTACGTGCTGTCGGCTACAAAAGAAGCGGGCTATGCGATTCCCGAACAGACGAAAAACCGCATGGAAGCAGCCTTGACGGCCTTCGTGCAGGGCCGCATCGTGCGCCGTTCCGCGCTGGACACGACGGACCTGGCCGTGCGCAAGCTCGCCGCACTGGAAGCGCTGTCGCGTTCCAATAAAGTGCCGCCCGATGCGCTGGAAAGCATCAGCATCAACCCGAACCTGTGGCCGACTTCGGCCGTGATCGACTGGAGCCTGTTGCTGCAGCGCACGCCAAACCTGGCACGCCGCGATGCGCTGCTGGCCGAGGCGCAGCAGATACTGCGTTCACGCCTGAATTTCCAGGGCACGACCATGGGCTTCTCCACCGAGCGCAAGGATAACTGGTGGTGGCTGATGGTCTCGGGCGACGTCAACGCCAACCGCCTGCTGCTGGCCGTGATGGACAACCCGGCGTGGAAAGATGACATCG
Coding sequences within:
- a CDS encoding alpha-2-macroglobulin family protein codes for the protein MPDLPRIFSSPLTGKLGALCLLLSLGSATPAWADSGVSVFSPSGTVKAVRQVRAQFATPMVPFGDMGLPAPFAIDCGKAEPAVVAGAGRWADERNWNFDFERDLPAGVACSFALKPGLKDQAGQALQGTTSYRFTTGGPAIVEAVPYDGQPYIDENQIFVLGLDAAPNEASVAANAYCRADGINEKIPVRLFKGKELEQVLTLRKSFLDRYLTVYFKKRGVVWKAGMPVASKGAPPLPVTVLQCKRSFPANAKVSLVWGEGIASASGIATEKAQTLRFKTRPDFTAKFSCERSNPKEQCIPFLPMRVQFSAPVSAAQVRAMTLKGGGKTYAPTISKEEEKAEFLYSAAFNGPFPVQASFVLSLPPKLTDDAGRALLNRARFPMTVRTGEQPPLLKFPAPFGIIEAKGDGLLPVTVRNIEPVLSGKEVVQPSAAATGATLRVPDNDDKFIIEWMQRLAGNGDGGEYWQPYAQYAGNMSKSVLVGAAGTRPISLPRPDGKKTFEVIGIPLQKPGFYVVELASPILGKVLLGKPTTAYIRTAALVTNLAAHFKHGAQSSLVWVTSLDKGAPVAKAQVAVRDCAGKLLWQGATGADGVAHIPGELANSSCKNNGRYFISARSGGDMTFTLSDWVGGIEAWRFNLPTDDTRADNTLLATVFDRTLLRAGETVHMKHFIRKHTGDGMSLVDKNNGPGSATSVVITHQGSDQNYQLPLRWSASGTAESDWVIPADAKQGEYSVTMAGRPSGSFRVEAFRVPTMKAVLQGPKAPAVQARQLALDAQITYLAGGAATNAPVKLRTVLQDKSVTFADYPDYSFSNGDVKEGLVKQGTGYDDDEGGWQDEGNGGHAGAGAAAARAQSLTLDKAGGARIVIDQLPQLSTPRDLVAEMAFQDANGETASVATRVPLWPSNYLIGIKPDAWALSKDAFKFTVAVLGTNGKPVANAPVAVDFFQRNSYSHRRRLIGGFYAYENSSEVVKLGPACAGKTDGKGLLMCDVKAPASGNLVLRASTQDSAGNAAVANRETWVAGSGDWWFNASDNDRIDVLPEKKRYEPGQEASLQVRMPFRSGTALITVEREGILDTYVRQLNGREPVVNIPVKPNYAPNVYVSVFVVRGRVDGVQPTALVDLGKPAYKMGIAPLNVGWQAHELNVMVVSDKEVYKTRDKAEVSVRVRRADGKPLPAGAEVALAAVDTGLLELMPNDSWKLLDTMMAQRSLQVETATAQMQVIGKRHFGRKAFPAGGGGGKGASRELFDTLLFWKGTVKLDAKGEVTVQVPLNDSLTAFRVVAIASAGKELFGTGSTDIRSSQDLILMSGLPTLVREGDQLRAGFTVRNTSAASLSVDLNASAAGKALPRQSLTLAAGEAREVGWDYQVPLGAQQIVWEIGAKAGSHTDKLKITQKVGQATPVRTYQATLQQVDKPINMSVQMPAGALPGRGGIQTSFVAKLGGELPGVREYMAAYPYTCFEQNTSKAIALQDEEAWNKLAASLPAYLDSDGMLKYFPIMEQGSDSLTAYVLSATKEAGYAIPEQTKNRMEAALTAFVQGRIVRRSALDTTDLAVRKLAALEALSRSNKVPPDALESISINPNLWPTSAVIDWSLLLQRTPNLARRDALLAEAQQILRSRLNFQGTTMGFSTERKDNWWWLMVSGDVNANRLLLAVMDNPAWKDDIGRLVRGSMGRQKKGRWDTTVANAWGTLAINKFSAKFESTPVTGASAVKLGGDTQALVWNGAAKVGPVLQSWPKGTDTLGLAHSGKGKPWATVQSLAAIPLKAPVSSGYTIKKTMTPVEQKTAGAWSRGDVYRVRLDLSAQADMSWVVVDDPIPASATVLGNGLGRDSQLMTAGEKSTGWVWPTFEERAFDAFRAYYAFVPKGSWSVEYTVRLNNAGDFSLPATRIEAMYSPEMFGESPNANVKVGQ